The proteins below are encoded in one region of Flavobacteriales bacterium:
- a CDS encoding CoA pyrophosphatase, protein MIERLSSLLKEEPPGYKAQSLLSLGDRVPPDADEFDRLNARKAGVMVLLFLESGSWHTVLINRPSYPGTHSDQMAFPGGKHEEGDVDLLQTALRETHEEIELPPDRIEHVGPLSPLYIPPSNFMVHPYVGMLEGERRWIPEVAEVAEIIEMPLEIIVGTQHVKSHPVRTRYGKMMVPAYEFNGHIIWGATGMMLAEPAAAVGQAGFGNANI, encoded by the coding sequence TTGATCGAAAGACTGAGTTCCTTACTGAAAGAAGAGCCTCCGGGCTATAAAGCGCAGAGCCTTTTGTCTCTCGGTGATCGCGTTCCTCCCGATGCCGATGAGTTCGATCGACTCAATGCCCGTAAGGCAGGCGTTATGGTGCTCCTGTTCTTGGAATCTGGATCTTGGCATACAGTCCTCATAAATAGGCCAAGTTATCCCGGCACTCATAGCGATCAAATGGCATTTCCGGGCGGAAAACACGAAGAGGGCGACGTAGACTTGCTTCAAACGGCATTGCGCGAAACGCATGAAGAAATCGAATTGCCACCGGACAGAATCGAGCATGTAGGGCCACTATCTCCATTGTATATCCCTCCCAGCAATTTCATGGTGCATCCGTACGTTGGGATGCTGGAAGGCGAGCGCCGATGGATTCCCGAAGTGGCCGAGGTAGCTGAGATCATCGAAATGCCTCTCGAGATCATTGTTGGAACCCAACACGTTAAATCGCATCCTGTACGAACTCGATACGGCAAAATGATGGTTCCCGCTTATGAATTCAACGGTCATATCATCTGGGGGGCTACGGGTATGATGTTGGCAGAGCCCGCTGCCGCAGTAGGGCAGGCCGGATTCGGCAATGCAAACATTTAA